In Nocardioides cavernae, a single genomic region encodes these proteins:
- a CDS encoding 2-oxo acid dehydrogenase subunit E2, whose translation MQELVMPKVSLGDDDEPMVLLSWLVTAGESFDEGDPVVEVETSKANMEVEAPFGGVMTDVAREVGSSVVPGDVLAFIAGPGEAPSPDELASLRARIGTAPAGATPAVGSAPAADSPGPAADGESAEPTELGDPVEPVPSVEPVAVRDDTATSAPAAALISDDFDGPGAFSGLPPAVRRGLVRRRADDEGGVPAQESGERLPLSRHRRALASLMTKSASIPQFSVHRDLAMGAALRTVEELRARGLPTTLTDVLLRATAEALDVHPELNCHFNEGDIVRFKHPAIALAADSPAGVVAPVIRISATTSWASVARERRRVVEGARNGRLMPADLTGGTFSISNVGPLGGDLVVPMVTPPQVAILGLGRVRPGAGNMVATGVLSADHRVLDGADAARFLRTLDEVLARSSATTEEPRHAAAEEEGA comes from the coding sequence GTGCAAGAACTGGTGATGCCCAAGGTCTCGCTCGGTGACGACGACGAGCCGATGGTGCTCCTCTCGTGGCTGGTGACGGCGGGCGAGAGCTTCGACGAGGGCGATCCCGTTGTGGAGGTCGAGACCTCCAAGGCCAACATGGAGGTCGAGGCGCCGTTCGGAGGTGTCATGACCGACGTTGCGCGTGAAGTCGGGAGCAGCGTGGTGCCGGGGGACGTGCTCGCGTTTATTGCCGGTCCCGGCGAGGCCCCGTCGCCCGACGAACTGGCGAGCCTGCGCGCACGTATCGGCACAGCGCCTGCCGGAGCAACCCCGGCCGTCGGATCTGCCCCGGCAGCGGATTCACCTGGCCCCGCGGCAGACGGCGAGTCCGCCGAGCCGACCGAGCTAGGGGACCCCGTCGAACCGGTGCCGTCCGTCGAGCCCGTCGCCGTGCGTGATGACACGGCGACCTCGGCTCCGGCTGCGGCGCTGATCTCCGATGACTTCGACGGCCCAGGAGCTTTCAGCGGTCTGCCTCCTGCGGTGCGGCGAGGCCTCGTGCGGCGCCGTGCCGACGATGAGGGCGGCGTGCCCGCGCAGGAGAGCGGAGAGCGACTCCCGCTGTCCCGGCACCGTAGAGCGCTGGCGTCCTTGATGACGAAGTCTGCCTCGATCCCTCAGTTCTCCGTGCACCGCGACCTCGCGATGGGAGCCGCGCTCCGCACGGTCGAGGAGCTGCGCGCACGAGGCCTCCCCACAACGCTGACCGATGTCCTCCTGCGCGCCACCGCGGAGGCATTGGATGTGCACCCAGAACTGAACTGCCACTTCAACGAGGGTGACATCGTTCGATTCAAGCACCCGGCGATCGCCCTTGCCGCCGACAGCCCCGCGGGGGTGGTCGCTCCGGTGATCCGCATCAGCGCCACCACCAGCTGGGCCAGTGTCGCCCGCGAGCGTCGCCGGGTGGTTGAGGGGGCTCGGAACGGGCGATTGATGCCGGCCGACCTGACCGGAGGCACGTTCTCGATCTCGAACGTCGGACCGCTGGGCGGCGACCTCGTTGTCCCGATGGTCACTCCCCCCCAGGTCGCCATCCTCGGACTCGGTCGGGTCCGGCCGGGGGCGGGCAACATGGTGGCCACGGGTGTCCTCTCGGCTGACC
- a CDS encoding alpha-ketoacid dehydrogenase subunit beta, which produces MTADTTTETVAGNFGDALAAAQQDAMRLDPSIVLMGQDIEAGFPFGATKALVDEFGAERVRNTPISEAATMGFGVGAALAGARPVVEVDFSGFLLLGMDQLINNAAKLRYMSGNQVSVPLVVRVGQGPLGSFAAQHSQTQHAYLSSIPGLVVLVPSSPQAAYDAMRWALTQSDTVVLLEDMRLYRRTGTFTRGEVPDDVQPVVIRSGTTLSVITYGYGVTLATQAASVLAEEGIDLDIVSLERMSPLDSSVMVQSARRTGRVLCLTDDPPAFGVGSTLSAVITAQANDALELPPVILGSKPVPTPYTPDLEALVFPSVESVCEAARRLAAWNGEA; this is translated from the coding sequence ATGACCGCGGACACCACGACCGAGACGGTTGCGGGCAACTTCGGTGATGCGCTCGCCGCCGCACAACAGGACGCGATGAGGCTCGACCCCTCCATCGTCCTCATGGGGCAGGACATCGAGGCCGGATTCCCGTTCGGGGCCACAAAGGCTCTCGTGGACGAGTTCGGCGCCGAGCGCGTGCGCAACACGCCGATCTCCGAGGCGGCCACCATGGGCTTCGGCGTCGGGGCCGCGCTCGCCGGCGCCCGTCCCGTCGTCGAGGTGGATTTCTCGGGCTTTCTCCTGCTGGGGATGGACCAACTGATCAACAACGCCGCGAAACTCCGCTACATGAGTGGAAACCAGGTCTCGGTGCCGCTCGTGGTTCGCGTCGGCCAGGGGCCGCTCGGGTCGTTTGCGGCGCAGCACTCCCAGACCCAGCACGCATACCTGTCATCGATTCCGGGCCTTGTGGTCTTGGTTCCGTCGTCGCCCCAGGCCGCGTACGACGCGATGCGCTGGGCGCTGACGCAGTCCGACACGGTTGTGCTGCTCGAGGACATGCGGCTCTACCGGCGAACGGGCACTTTCACCCGCGGCGAGGTTCCCGACGATGTGCAGCCGGTGGTCATCCGGTCCGGAACGACGTTGAGCGTCATCACCTACGGCTACGGCGTCACGCTCGCAACGCAGGCAGCCTCAGTGCTGGCGGAAGAGGGCATCGACCTGGACATCGTGTCGCTGGAGCGGATGAGTCCGCTGGATTCATCCGTCATGGTGCAGTCGGCCCGCAGGACCGGACGTGTGCTGTGCCTGACCGACGATCCACCAGCCTTCGGCGTCGGCTCGACCCTCTCCGCAGTCATCACCGCCCAGGCCAATGACGCGTTGGAGCTTCCTCCTGTGATCTTGGGGAGCAAGCCGGTGCCGACCCCGTACACCCCTGACCTCGAAGCCCTGGTCTTCCCGAGCGTCGAGAGCGTCTGCGAGGCGGCGCGACGCCTGGCCGCATGGAATGGAGAGGCATAG
- a CDS encoding thiamine pyrophosphate-dependent dehydrogenase E1 component subunit alpha, producing the protein MTLIRRFETAAYRGYESGDVFGTVHVAIGQEATAVGVISTLGPEDQVLSHHRGHGHALAKGVAAPRLMAELYGRLDGVSRGKGGSMHATDTSSGFLGTMAIVGSSIPLAGGVALANKLRGTGQVCVAFFGDGAINQGVLYETLNLAALWSLPLVLVCENNSYAITTAASDSTAGPGLVSRAESFGVRAESVDGQDVLAVRDLAGSFVEGARAGQPAVIEALTYRFMGHSRGDPAHGVYRTKDEVAGWKARDPLTILAGAAGLDESTTNRLDEDARNVVDAAVAFARESEHSSPADLTDGVLA; encoded by the coding sequence ATGACGCTGATCCGGCGCTTCGAGACCGCGGCCTATCGCGGCTACGAGAGCGGTGATGTGTTCGGCACCGTCCATGTCGCCATCGGTCAGGAGGCAACGGCGGTCGGGGTCATCAGCACGCTTGGGCCTGAAGACCAGGTGCTCAGCCACCACAGGGGCCACGGTCACGCCCTCGCCAAGGGAGTGGCCGCACCCCGACTGATGGCCGAGCTCTACGGTCGCCTGGACGGCGTCTCGCGAGGTAAGGGTGGCTCGATGCACGCCACCGACACCAGTAGCGGCTTCCTAGGCACTATGGCCATCGTTGGCAGTTCGATTCCGCTCGCCGGCGGGGTGGCGCTCGCCAACAAGCTGCGCGGCACCGGTCAGGTGTGCGTAGCGTTCTTCGGCGACGGCGCCATCAACCAGGGCGTACTTTACGAGACCCTCAACCTGGCCGCGCTCTGGTCGCTGCCCTTGGTTCTCGTCTGCGAGAACAACTCCTACGCCATCACCACGGCCGCATCGGACTCCACGGCCGGTCCCGGCCTGGTCTCGCGCGCCGAGTCCTTCGGCGTTCGCGCGGAATCCGTCGACGGCCAGGACGTGCTCGCGGTTCGTGACCTCGCCGGCTCATTCGTCGAGGGTGCCCGTGCCGGCCAGCCTGCTGTCATCGAGGCGCTGACCTACCGGTTCATGGGGCACTCCCGCGGCGACCCGGCCCACGGCGTCTACCGTACGAAGGACGAGGTGGCGGGCTGGAAGGCGCGCGACCCCCTGACGATCCTCGCCGGGGCTGCAGGACTGGACGAGTCGACCACGAACCGCCTCGACGAGGATGCCCGCAACGTCGTGGACGCCGCGGTGGCCTTCGCACGCGAGAGTGAGCACAGCAGCCCCGCCGACCTGACGGATGGAGTGCTTGCATGA